The following proteins come from a genomic window of Pseudochaenichthys georgianus chromosome 19, fPseGeo1.2, whole genome shotgun sequence:
- the LOC117465063 gene encoding neurexophilin-1-like yields MEMFAPQYFVWILLEGTFGLFVLGQHQDKVSFSKRASSEDPSSQKDSALQTGHLNTKLPLTGPHAKQGLLEILGGNSQSHSNPSSKIKLRPILKVHGASKFSRTFSWGDFYSNIKTVKLNLLIMGKIVDHGNGSLGVYFRHNSTGVGNVSVSLVPPMKEVEFDLERQSVVNPKESKTFNCWVDYEKTERNKKVMLCNYDPSKTCAQEQTQSHVTWMCSKPFQVICIYVSFYSTDYRLVQKVCPDYSSHNPGAYLPTG; encoded by the exons ATGGAGATGTTCGCCCCACAGTACTTTGTTTGGATACTTCTGGAAGGAACCTTTGGTTTG TTTGTTCTTGGGCAACATCAGGATAAAGTCTCCTTCAGCAAGAGAGCATCCTCTGAAGACCCTTCTTCACAGAAAGACTCGGCGCTCCAAACTGGACATTTGAACACCAAACTCCCCCTCACCGGCCCCCATGCTAAGCAGGGACTTCTGGAAATACTCGGAGGAAACTCCCAGTCACACTCCAACCCATCCTCAAAGATAAAGCTCCGTCCCATCCTGAAAGTCCATGGAGCATCCAAGTTCTCCAGGACGTTCAGCTGGGGGGACTTctactcaaacattaaaacggtCAAACTGAATCTGCTGATAATGGGAAAGATTGTGGATCACGGGAACGGCTCTCTGGGAGTCTACTTCCGCCACAACTCCACAGGGGTGGGCAACGTGTCCGTCAGCCTCGTGCCCCCAATGAAGGAGGTAGAGTTTGATCTGGAGCGCCAGAGTGTGGTCAACCCCAAAGAGTCCAAGACCTTCAACTGCTGGGTGGACTACGAGAAGACGGAGCGCAACAAAAAGGTGATGCTGTGTAACTACGACCCGTCCAAGACGTGCGCTCAGGAGCAGACGCAGAGCCACGTCACCTGGATGTGCTCCAAGCCCTTCCAGGTCATCTGCATCTACGTCTCTTTCTACAGCACCGACTACAGACTGGTGCAGAAAGTGTGTCCGGACTACAGCTCCCACAACCCAGGAGCCTACCTGCCCACAGGTTAA